In the Pontibacillus sp. HMF3514 genome, TTGCCCTTTCTCGTAACGTGCCTGCAGCAAAAACATTAGCTGAAGTTGGTCTTAAACGTGCACAAAAGTTTGCTGAAGGCTTAGGCATTAACTTCGAGAGTGAAACGATGCACGAATCGAATGCCATTGGTGGTGCAAGTACAGGTGTGACACCATTACAATTAGCTGCTTCCTATAGTGCGTTTGGTAACGAAGGCGTTTATAATGAACCCTATGCCGTTCGCCGTGTAGAATTCCAAGGAAGTAGAAGCCCTGTAGAGTTTAAGAATGAATCACATGTAGCAATGAAAGATTATACAGCTTATATGATTTCAGACATGTTAAAAGACGTTGTTCAATGGGGTACAGGAACGAGAGCTAAAGTACCAGGAGTTCCTGTTGCAGGTAAAACAGGTACCACAAATAATGAACATGGTACACCAGATTCTTGGTTTACAGGTTACACAACGAACTATACGATCTCTGTATGGTCAGGGTATCCTTCACCAAAAAATAGTGTTCCAGCAAGCGCTAAATACATTCCACAACAAGCATTTAGTAACTTGATGGGTCACATATCTCAAGGAATTGATACCCCTGACTTCAAGAAGCCTTCTTCTGTTGTTAAAAGCCCGGTAGAGATGGGGACTAAGCCTCCAAAACTACCTAGTGAGTTTACACCAGAAGAACAAATCAAATATGAACTTTTCGTAGAAGGAACAGAACCTCAAGAAAAATCAGATCAATTCGAAAAGCTTGATCCTGTAAAAGACCTTAAAGCTGAATTTGATGAGGAAAAAGGAACGGTTAAACTAACTTGGGATTATGAAGCTGATGAAGATAAACAAGTTTCCTTTAACATTGCAGGTTCCCCTGAAGGTCAACCTATGCAATCAATTGCAGAAGGATATGGCAATACTCAATTAGAAGTATCAAACCTTCAAAAAGGCGAAACCTATACGTTTGAAGTGGTTGCAGTCAGCGATAAGAATCCTGAAAATAAGAGTGATCCAAATACCGTTACTATTGATATTCCTGAGAAGAGCAAGCTTGATGATCTTCTTGATGACTTAAACGGTGACGATGATAAAAAAGACAAGAAAAAAGACAAGAAAAAAGATAATGACGAGGATAATCAGGACGATAGTGGCTCCAATAATAACGATTCAGACTCATCTGGGTCCGATAGTACGAATGATGGATCCTCCACTGATGATTCCTCTTCAGATGGTTCCGGTTCAACAGATTCCGGTTCTACTGACGATTCAAATACGAGTGATAGTTCCAGTTCAAGTGACAGCCAATCATCGGATGACGCAGCTTAAAATATGAAGTAAATAAATTGAGCATCAAATCTTATTAAGATTTGATGCTCTTTTTTTGATGAGTATATTATTCTTATTCATCCATGTTAGCCCCCTTATCTGGAAGACTTGGAATCGAGATAATGTGCGTATGGTTCCGTTGCTTTTGTGCAGATCGGCGGGCTGTGGAACGGGTTGCTTTCCCCGGAAGACCGATCGAGCTTCCTCGTCACTTCGTTCCTGCGGGATCTCGCTCGCCCTTTCTACCGGAGGAGTCAACCCGTTCCACAGCCCGCCTTAGCCGAATGGAGATTAACGGAACCGCCTTAGTTCTGGGATGAGGTGTTCTGTTTCCAGGTAGTATAACCCTATCATGACAAGGCTCTGAACAACTTCTCTGAATATGATTTCCAACCAACATGAGGTGGGATAGCAAAATTATGGTCCGTTAGTTTCCATAATCGCGTGGAGGGAAGGAAACGGCAAACTGTCGTGGTAGCAAAGGCAAGACGAGACCCCGCAGGAACGAGGAGGCTATACAATGGAGGTTCTACCAAAACCGCCACATCATGTGGCAACGTAGAACTACCCCACGTCGTGTGGGGCAACAACAGGCTTGCCGTTTCACTGACCGCAACAAATTACTCAACAGCAACGGACTCCTCTCAGTTTCAAGTCTTCAACAATCCTGCCATATAATTGAATAATAAAATAAGCGCCAATAAAAAAAGCAGCTCAATTAAGAGTATCAATCATACTCAAAAAATCGAACTACTTAAAACAAATGTTCATGCTCTTTATTTACACATTCGATGCTTTTTCTCTCTTACGCATCCTCTTCTGCCCTTCTCTACATAAATGAAGTAATGGACAAATATCACACTGAGGTGATTGGGCTTTACAATGGTATCTACCGAAGAAAATCATACGATGATGCGTCTCACTCCACTCTTCTTTCGGAACCTTCTTCATTAAAGTTTTCTCGACTTCAAGCACAGAATCCTTCCAACGACAGATCCCTAAGCGTTTAGAAACACGCTCTACATGCGTATCAACAGCTATTGCAGGTTCATCAAAAGCTACAGCAGCTACTACATTAGCCGTTTTCCTCCCCACTCCAGCAAGTTTCTCTAACTCCACCTTAGAGTGAGGAACAACTCCATCATATTCATCGATCAGCATCTGACTCAACTTACGAATATTTTTAGACTTATTTCGATACAACCCAATTGAACGAATGTCTTCTTGAAGCTCTTCTAGAGGTACATTCACATAGTCCTCAGGTGTTTTATACTTTTTAAATAATTCTTTTGTAACCTTATTAACTAATGCATCCGTGCACTGTGCTGATAAAACAACAGCAACCAATAATTCAAATGGATTCTCATGATTTAGTTCACAATCTGCTTCTGGGAACATATCCTTCAATGTATCAAGCACTTCACGCATTTGAGATTGGTTTAACATACACCTTCCCCTTCCTTACTCGTCCTCTTCCAGCCAGTTGTAATAAATAGAGGAATCGCGATTTCGTTTTTGATAAGTTTCTTGGTTACTTGAGCTCCCCTGTTGGCTTCGAAAAGATTTACTTGCTTCTCTAGCTTGTTGTACAGTTCTTATACCTTTCTTTTTCCACTCTCGTAAAATTCGATCAATATATTTAAAGTTTAATTTCCCCATTAAAACAGCCTCACGAAGTGCTGCTTTTATAAGAGCTGGCTCTTGTTGGTCTTCATCGATCCATATATTTACGGTTTCAATTTCAAATGGAGATAATGGTCGTCCAAATTCTTGTTCAAATAATACAAATAAGTTCGGCTGATCATCACTTTGATTGTTTGTTTCGTACGATTCTTCTGGATCTTCGGTAAGTTTTTCCCAAAGTACAAATAAAGAATAGCTCTCATTAATCACTTGATCACTACCAGTAGACTGTTCAATGGTCAGGTATCCCTTCTGAATCAGTTTTCTGAGTACCTGAGAACAATCTTGTTCAGAGAAAGATAAAAATTGAGCTAATTCATTTGGTGTTGGAAAATCATTTCCTTCTTGTTGATATCGATGAATTTGCAAAATGACCATAACATCTCTTTCGTTTAACCCTAAGTCCATGTACATCGTTAACAATCGTTTAGGGAAACTCATCTGGTCTTTTAATAACGTGTTAATCCAATTCATATTGAGTGTTTCACCTCTACCCTTTATGATCAAAAACATTACTATACGTTCGTTACATTCCAATACATGATTATAACACGTTTATTTATGATTTAGAGATAAGCAATGATTGAAAAAGCTCCCAAGGGTTGGGAGCTTTTCATCTAATTTCTGTTCTATTGTATCATTAAATATTAAGGATATAGACGGTTTAATAAACGTGGGAACGGAATTGTTTCACGAACATGTTCTGTACCCGTAATCCATGCTACTGTACGCTCTAAACCTAATCCAAATCCTGAGTGTGGAACACTACCATATTGACGAAGCTCTAAATACCATTTGTAAGCATCTTCACCCAATTCATGTTCTGCATAACGTTGTTTCATTAGATCTAGATCATCAATACGTTGAGATCCTCCGATAATCTCACCATATCCCTCAGGTGCAATTAAATCAGCACATAAGGCAACATCAGGATTTTCAGGGTCCGGCTTCATGTAAAATGCTTTAATATCTAGAGGGAAATGCGTAATGAAAACAGGCTTATCATAGCTTTCAGCAATTGCTGTTTCATGAGGTGCACCGAAATCGTCTCCCCACTCGATATCATCAAAACCTTTTTCTTTTAACAGCTTAATCGCGTCCCCATATGTGATACGTGGGAATGGTGCTTGAATTTTTTCAAGCTGTGTAGTGTCACGTTCAAGAGCTTGCAGTTCAAGCTTGCAGTTTTCAAGTACTGATTGAATAACGTGAGAAACATATTGTTCCTGAACTTCAAGATTATCTTCATGATCCATAAATGCCATCTCTGGCTCAATCATCCAAAATTCAATTAGGTGACGACGAGTCTTAGATTTTTCAGCACGGAAGGTTGGACCAAATGAGAACACTTTACCAAAAGCCATAGCTGCCGCTTCCATATAAAGCTGTCCACTTTGAGAAAGGTATGCATCTTCTTCAAAATATTTGGTATGGAACAATTCTGTTGTTCCTTCAGCTGAAGATCCTGTTAAAATTGGCGGATCAATTTTTGTGTAACCATGAGTATTGAAAAACTCATAAGTAGAACGAATAATTTCATTACGGATTTTCATGATGGCGTGCTGTCTTTTAGAACGTAACCATAAGTGACGGTGATCTAGCAAAAATTCCGGACCGTGTTCTTTCGGTGTAATTGGATAATCAACAGCTTCATGAATTAATTCAAGTGATTTAACCTGTAATTCATAACCAAATGGTGAACGAGAATCTTCAGAAACTGTACCAGTTACATACAATGAAGATTCCTGAGTCATACTTTTTGCAAGCGCAAATGTTTCTTCATCTACTTCTGCTTTTACGACAACTCCTTGAATAAAACCTGTTCCATCACGAAGTTGTAAAAATGCAATTTTACCGCTTGAACGTTTGTTTGCTAACCATGCGCCGATGGTTACTTCTTCTCCTACATGTTTATGAACTTG is a window encoding:
- the asnS gene encoding asparagine--tRNA ligase, producing the protein MKTTISQVHKHVGEEVTIGAWLANKRSSGKIAFLQLRDGTGFIQGVVVKAEVDEETFALAKSMTQESSLYVTGTVSEDSRSPFGYELQVKSLELIHEAVDYPITPKEHGPEFLLDHRHLWLRSKRQHAIMKIRNEIIRSTYEFFNTHGYTKIDPPILTGSSAEGTTELFHTKYFEEDAYLSQSGQLYMEAAAMAFGKVFSFGPTFRAEKSKTRRHLIEFWMIEPEMAFMDHEDNLEVQEQYVSHVIQSVLENCKLELQALERDTTQLEKIQAPFPRITYGDAIKLLKEKGFDDIEWGDDFGAPHETAIAESYDKPVFITHFPLDIKAFYMKPDPENPDVALCADLIAPEGYGEIIGGSQRIDDLDLMKQRYAEHELGEDAYKWYLELRQYGSVPHSGFGLGLERTVAWITGTEHVRETIPFPRLLNRLYP
- a CDS encoding DnaD domain-containing protein, which gives rise to MNWINTLLKDQMSFPKRLLTMYMDLGLNERDVMVILQIHRYQQEGNDFPTPNELAQFLSFSEQDCSQVLRKLIQKGYLTIEQSTGSDQVINESYSLFVLWEKLTEDPEESYETNNQSDDQPNLFVLFEQEFGRPLSPFEIETVNIWIDEDQQEPALIKAALREAVLMGKLNFKYIDRILREWKKKGIRTVQQAREASKSFRSQQGSSSNQETYQKRNRDSSIYYNWLEEDE
- the nth gene encoding endonuclease III → MLNQSQMREVLDTLKDMFPEADCELNHENPFELLVAVVLSAQCTDALVNKVTKELFKKYKTPEDYVNVPLEELQEDIRSIGLYRNKSKNIRKLSQMLIDEYDGVVPHSKVELEKLAGVGRKTANVVAAVAFDEPAIAVDTHVERVSKRLGICRWKDSVLEVEKTLMKKVPKEEWSETHHRMIFFGRYHCKAQSPQCDICPLLHLCREGQKRMRKREKASNV